The following are encoded together in the Paludisphaera mucosa genome:
- a CDS encoding HD-GYP domain-containing protein: MLPVGSEQTQWAGPKGPGQEPGGNPDDDLAKADGAASDPGVEASCDEGEHIVIGRLIRRLKISDAPLRFQTLATNVLRASLGVEATAWIPTEELEDVVVSGEVAGLTVAACRLMATALGREPVVVADDPDAAARAHAPASVRRFAVVAAGTSGALIIVNPPPGRPLGPLEVERAQYVASLIATQAHNARIYADLKDLLFGIIRALTAAIDAKDPYTSGHSERVARIAVRLGQELGMPSQKRSDLYLAGLLHDIGKIGIDDEVLKKGGPLTPQEYRRIQEHVEIGVTILQDLRKLRHILPGVRHHHESLDGTGYPDHLEGDEIPFEARILAVADSFDAMSSNRPYRKRLSPRQIDEILMKGRGVQWDPEIIDALLACRMDVEAIRQKGLGESLIGAVDLTLGRR, translated from the coding sequence ATGCTTCCGGTAGGCTCCGAGCAGACGCAGTGGGCCGGCCCGAAAGGGCCGGGGCAGGAGCCGGGAGGGAATCCGGACGACGACCTTGCGAAGGCCGACGGGGCCGCCAGCGATCCCGGGGTCGAGGCGTCCTGCGACGAGGGCGAGCACATCGTGATCGGCCGCCTGATCCGGCGGCTGAAGATCTCCGACGCCCCCTTGCGGTTCCAGACGCTGGCGACCAACGTCCTCCGAGCCTCGCTGGGGGTGGAGGCCACCGCGTGGATCCCGACCGAGGAGCTGGAGGACGTGGTCGTCAGCGGCGAGGTCGCGGGGCTAACCGTCGCGGCCTGCCGCCTGATGGCGACGGCGCTCGGCCGCGAGCCCGTCGTGGTCGCCGACGACCCCGACGCCGCGGCGAGGGCGCACGCCCCGGCCTCGGTCCGGCGGTTCGCCGTGGTGGCCGCCGGCACGTCGGGCGCCCTGATCATCGTCAACCCGCCGCCCGGCCGGCCCCTCGGGCCGCTGGAGGTCGAGCGGGCGCAGTACGTCGCCTCGCTGATCGCCACCCAGGCCCACAACGCCCGGATCTACGCCGACCTGAAGGACCTGCTCTTCGGGATCATCCGCGCCCTGACCGCGGCCATCGACGCCAAGGACCCCTACACCTCGGGCCACTCCGAGCGGGTCGCCCGCATCGCGGTCCGGCTGGGCCAGGAGCTGGGGATGCCGTCGCAGAAGCGCAGCGACCTGTACCTGGCGGGCCTCCTGCACGACATCGGCAAGATCGGCATCGACGACGAGGTGCTCAAGAAGGGGGGCCCGCTCACCCCCCAGGAGTACCGCCGGATCCAGGAGCACGTCGAGATCGGCGTGACGATCCTCCAGGACCTGCGGAAGCTCCGGCACATCCTGCCGGGAGTCCGCCACCACCACGAGAGCCTCGACGGCACGGGCTACCCGGACCACCTCGAAGGCGACGAGATCCCGTTCGAAGCCCGGATCCTGGCCGTCGCCGACTCGTTCGACGCCATGTCCAGCAACCGTCCCTATCGCAAGCGGCTCTCGCCCCGGCAGATCGACGAGATCCTCATGAAGGGCCGGGGCGTGCAGTGGGACCCCGAGATCATCGACGCTCTCCTCGCCTGCCGGATGGACGTCGAGGCGATCCGCCAGAAGGGCCTGGGCGAGAGCCTCATCGGCGCCGTCGACCTGACCCTGGGCCGCCGTTGA
- a CDS encoding protein kinase domain-containing protein translates to MAEDRSNDPLFADWDIESDRSLESFRPTPPAVRHRPRDGDRPSKSASPRGSDPDTCVFYGRDREEGSTEAASSPARGELPRPGDEVGGFRLIAELGRGAFARVFLAEEASLGGRPVALKVSAAEGDEPQLLARLQHAHIVPVHSVRDDPATGLRLLCMPYLGGANLAQVLEEAWALRGVDAKDPSLVEALDQLSRRLPPLAAESLAAGRRPSRSRSRDGRSLRLDPPANITPSASPSAGSGPERPSRRFSPLRWMLERPDAPAASPTVDAEDDMLPSRRFLRRADAVRAAVWVVARLAEGLEHAHSRGLLHRDLKPSNVLIAADGTPMLLDFNLSVETPACEEGADASIERATLGGTLPYMAPEHLDALDPQGSARPEAVDERSDLYSLGLILFEMIAGEPAYPSPTTLGGPLQALRRMLAGRRLAPPSLRRHVPDVPPSLDALVTKCLDPDPGKRHRSAGDLAEDLRRFLDDLPMKHGPEPSLVERGRKWARRHPAACSSTSTAVGAVILIGLVLLGSMQVFEAMQGLHARLKLRKFQRDAMECQFLLNTFGDDDARIRRGIDLAASTLAAAGVDESSPAARGLGGAWIGRLAESERSDVRRSIVELILQDAHARVVLAGRGRDEAKRREAMEAAVARLDRLADGGEDVPSILFRRRSRYRAALGDANGAAADQAEASARPPATGNDWTALGMFHLTNGEVAAAEPALREAIAIDVTSFWAWFALGHCHYEQGRFGEAVGDFTACVVARPDFAWGHFNRGLTLARAGRPRDALDAYDRALALDPDFAEARVDRGLVELELDLPARAEDDLRIALARSRREPRVPAALGDALARQGKAAEAERLFDDLLARSPRDAGLRAARGVVRLRTDLEAAADDFNAVLAEDPRHPLAHYGLARVLRGRDRAAALAHLDQALQADPEMYDAVELRALERARGGDRGARDDVDRLVANPTANRLYNAACALAILGDAARAVELLERSLLSGFPATTAAADPDLASLRERADYQAALERPAVAR, encoded by the coding sequence ATGGCCGAAGATCGCTCGAACGACCCCCTGTTCGCCGACTGGGACATCGAGTCCGACCGTTCGCTGGAATCGTTCCGGCCGACGCCGCCGGCCGTCCGGCATCGCCCGCGAGACGGCGACCGGCCGTCGAAGTCGGCGTCGCCGCGCGGCTCGGACCCGGATACGTGCGTTTTCTATGGCCGAGACCGCGAGGAGGGCTCCACCGAGGCCGCATCCTCGCCCGCGCGGGGGGAGTTGCCCCGTCCCGGCGACGAGGTCGGCGGCTTCCGCCTGATCGCCGAGCTGGGCCGCGGCGCCTTCGCCCGCGTCTTCCTGGCCGAGGAGGCGAGCCTGGGCGGCCGGCCGGTCGCGCTGAAGGTCTCGGCGGCCGAGGGGGACGAGCCCCAGCTCCTGGCGAGGCTGCAGCACGCCCACATCGTCCCGGTCCACTCGGTCCGCGACGACCCGGCGACGGGCCTCCGCCTGCTCTGCATGCCGTACCTGGGGGGGGCGAACCTGGCGCAGGTGCTGGAGGAGGCGTGGGCCCTTCGCGGCGTCGACGCCAAGGATCCCAGCCTGGTCGAAGCCCTCGATCAGCTCTCGCGCCGCCTACCGCCGCTGGCCGCCGAGAGCCTGGCGGCGGGCCGGCGGCCGTCACGGTCGCGGTCGCGCGACGGCCGCTCGCTGCGGCTCGACCCTCCCGCGAACATCACCCCCTCCGCGTCACCGTCGGCCGGCTCGGGCCCCGAGCGACCCTCTCGGCGGTTCTCGCCGCTGCGTTGGATGCTGGAACGCCCGGACGCCCCAGCGGCGAGCCCGACGGTCGACGCCGAGGACGACATGCTGCCGTCGCGTCGGTTCCTCCGCCGGGCCGACGCGGTGCGGGCCGCGGTCTGGGTGGTCGCCCGGCTGGCCGAGGGGCTCGAACACGCCCATTCCCGGGGGCTGCTCCATCGCGACCTGAAGCCGTCGAACGTCCTGATCGCGGCCGACGGAACGCCGATGCTTCTGGACTTCAACCTCTCGGTCGAAACCCCCGCGTGCGAGGAGGGCGCCGACGCCTCGATCGAGCGGGCGACGCTCGGCGGCACGCTGCCCTACATGGCGCCCGAGCATCTCGACGCCCTGGACCCCCAGGGGAGCGCCCGTCCCGAGGCCGTCGACGAGCGGTCCGACCTCTATTCGCTGGGCCTGATCCTCTTCGAGATGATCGCGGGCGAGCCCGCCTACCCGAGCCCGACGACCCTCGGCGGCCCGCTCCAGGCGCTCCGACGGATGCTCGCCGGGCGGCGGCTCGCCCCCCCTTCGCTCCGCCGTCACGTCCCCGACGTCCCGCCCAGCCTCGACGCGCTGGTGACGAAGTGCCTCGACCCCGACCCGGGCAAGCGGCACCGCTCGGCGGGCGATCTCGCCGAGGACCTGCGCCGGTTCCTCGACGACCTGCCGATGAAGCACGGCCCGGAACCGAGCCTCGTCGAGCGGGGCCGGAAATGGGCGAGGCGGCACCCCGCGGCCTGCTCCTCGACTTCGACCGCCGTGGGGGCCGTGATCCTGATCGGGCTGGTGCTGCTGGGCTCGATGCAGGTTTTCGAGGCGATGCAAGGGCTGCACGCCCGGCTGAAGCTCCGCAAGTTCCAGCGCGACGCGATGGAATGTCAGTTCCTCCTCAACACCTTCGGCGACGACGACGCGCGGATCCGGCGCGGGATCGACCTGGCGGCGTCGACGCTCGCGGCCGCGGGCGTCGACGAGTCGAGCCCCGCCGCGCGCGGCCTGGGGGGGGCCTGGATCGGCCGGCTCGCGGAGTCGGAACGCAGCGACGTGCGGCGCTCGATCGTCGAGCTGATCCTCCAGGATGCGCACGCCCGGGTCGTGCTGGCGGGCCGGGGCCGCGACGAGGCGAAACGTCGCGAGGCGATGGAAGCGGCCGTCGCGAGGCTCGACCGCCTGGCGGACGGCGGCGAGGACGTCCCGTCGATCCTCTTCCGCCGCCGCTCCCGCTACCGGGCGGCCCTCGGCGACGCGAACGGCGCGGCCGCCGACCAGGCGGAGGCCTCGGCACGGCCGCCGGCGACCGGCAACGACTGGACGGCGCTGGGGATGTTCCACCTGACGAACGGCGAGGTCGCCGCCGCCGAGCCGGCCCTGCGAGAGGCGATCGCGATCGACGTGACGTCGTTCTGGGCCTGGTTCGCGCTCGGGCATTGCCACTACGAGCAAGGGAGGTTCGGCGAGGCGGTCGGCGACTTCACCGCCTGCGTGGTCGCCCGCCCCGACTTCGCCTGGGGCCACTTCAATAGGGGCCTGACGCTGGCCCGCGCGGGGAGGCCGCGCGACGCCCTCGACGCCTACGACCGGGCGCTCGCCCTCGACCCCGACTTCGCCGAGGCTCGTGTCGACCGCGGCCTGGTCGAGCTGGAGCTGGACCTGCCGGCTCGGGCCGAGGACGACCTCCGCATCGCCCTGGCCCGGTCGCGTCGCGAGCCGCGGGTGCCGGCTGCGCTCGGCGACGCCCTCGCCCGCCAGGGGAAGGCGGCCGAGGCCGAACGCCTCTTCGACGACCTGCTCGCCCGTTCGCCCCGCGACGCGGGCCTTCGCGCGGCCCGGGGCGTCGTCCGGCTCCGGACCGATCTCGAAGCGGCCGCCGACGATTTCAACGCCGTCCTGGCCGAGGATCCCCGCCACCCCCTCGCCCACTACGGGCTGGCCCGCGTGCTCCGGGGCCGCGACCGGGCCGCCGCCCTGGCCCACCTGGACCAGGCCCTGCAAGCCGACCCCGAGATGTACGACGCCGTCGAATTGCGGGCGCTCGAACGGGCCCGCGGCGGCGACCGCGGCGCGCGGGACGACGTCGACCGGCTCGTCGCGAACCCCACGGCCAACCGCCTCTACAACGCCGCCTGCGCCCTGGCGATCCTGGGAGACGCGGCCCGCGCGGTCGAGCTGCTGGAGCGATCTCTCCTCTCCGGCTTCCCGGCCACGACCGCGGCCGCCGATCCCGACCTCGCGAGCCTTCGCGAGCGAGCCGACTACCAGGCCGCGCTGGAGCGGCCGGCCGTCGCGCGCTGA
- a CDS encoding energy-coupling factor ABC transporter ATP-binding protein: MATTDAETPPPAVRLSGLTYDYPDGRRALDGVSLEIAPGESTALVGPNGAGKSTLLLHLNGLLPGRRWSGRRSAPAVWIDGLDAAHDAVQVRRKVGLLFQDPDDQLFSTTVLEDVAFGPLNLGLAADEARRLALECLERVDLADAADRAPHRLSFGERKRVCLAGVLACRPSVLALDEPTANLDPRGRRRFLRLIASLAATKVIATHDLEMVLEVCPRTILLDAGRVVADGPSRRILDDETLLEAHGLERPLSLLIGRRDGSAS; encoded by the coding sequence GTGGCGACGACCGACGCCGAAACGCCCCCGCCGGCCGTCCGCCTGAGCGGCCTGACGTACGACTATCCCGACGGCCGCCGCGCGCTCGACGGGGTCTCCCTGGAGATCGCTCCCGGCGAGTCGACGGCCCTGGTGGGCCCCAACGGGGCGGGCAAGAGCACCCTCCTGCTGCACCTCAACGGCCTGCTGCCCGGCCGAAGGTGGAGCGGACGTCGATCGGCTCCGGCCGTCTGGATCGACGGCCTGGACGCGGCGCACGACGCCGTCCAAGTGCGTCGCAAGGTCGGCCTGCTGTTCCAGGACCCCGACGATCAGCTCTTCTCGACGACCGTGCTCGAAGACGTCGCCTTCGGCCCCCTCAACCTCGGCCTGGCCGCCGACGAGGCGCGAAGGCTGGCCCTCGAATGCCTGGAGCGGGTGGACCTCGCCGACGCCGCCGACCGGGCGCCGCACCGCCTCAGCTTCGGCGAGCGGAAGCGCGTCTGCCTGGCCGGGGTGCTCGCCTGCCGGCCGTCGGTGCTGGCCCTCGACGAGCCGACCGCCAACCTCGACCCCCGCGGACGACGCCGCTTCCTGCGACTGATCGCCTCGCTCGCCGCCACCAAGGTGATCGCCACTCACGACCTGGAGATGGTGCTGGAGGTCTGCCCCCGGACCATCCTCCTGGACGCCGGCCGGGTCGTCGCCGACGGCCCCTCGCGCCGGATCCTCGACGACGAGACGCTCCTGGAAGCCCACGGCCTCGAACGTCCCCTCAGCCTGCTCATCGGCCGGCGCGACGGCTCGGCCTCCTGA
- a CDS encoding energy-coupling factor transporter transmembrane component T family protein — MPPDGPLHRLDARVKLVAAVAYVVAVVAAPPGSWRLLGVLAALLVAVAVAVRIPPLRLLLRWLGFAAVVGFLAFLRADGLAARTGMGRGLVVLDLLARSSLAFVMMMVLAHATPWTKLLVAMRRLGMPAALVTTLGLMYRYLFVLHDELDRMTTARRARSFRRFGPGFGTLASLIGVLLFRAMEREERVFAAMTARGWDGTLRTLDD, encoded by the coding sequence ATGCCGCCTGACGGCCCGCTCCATCGCCTCGATGCGCGGGTGAAGCTCGTGGCGGCCGTCGCCTACGTCGTGGCCGTGGTCGCCGCGCCGCCGGGATCCTGGCGGCTGCTGGGCGTGCTCGCGGCCCTGCTCGTCGCCGTCGCGGTCGCCGTTAGGATCCCGCCGCTCCGACTGCTCCTGCGCTGGCTGGGCTTCGCGGCCGTCGTGGGCTTCCTCGCATTTTTGCGGGCCGACGGTCTGGCGGCCCGGACGGGGATGGGCCGAGGGCTCGTCGTCCTGGACCTCCTCGCCCGCAGCAGCCTGGCGTTCGTCATGATGATGGTCCTGGCGCACGCCACGCCCTGGACGAAGCTCCTGGTCGCGATGCGGCGGCTGGGCATGCCCGCCGCGCTGGTGACGACCCTAGGGCTGATGTACCGCTACCTCTTCGTCCTCCACGACGAACTCGACCGCATGACGACCGCCCGCCGCGCCCGCAGCTTCCGGCGGTTCGGGCCAGGCTTCGGGACGCTCGCCAGCCTGATCGGCGTCCTCCTGTTCCGGGCGATGGAGCGCGAGGAGCGGGTCTTCGCGGCGATGACGGCGAGGGGATGGGACGGCACCCTGCGGACCCTGGACGACTGA
- a CDS encoding energy-coupling factor ABC transporter permease, whose amino-acid sequence MHIPDVLIDPRASIATMAIGAAGLAYGLRRVEERHGERATSLMGMTAAFVFAAQMVNFPVGPGVSGHLLGGVLSAVILGPWAGAVVIAAVLIVQCLLFQDGGVTALGANFLNMGLIGSVGGYAVYAPIRRALGGRRGILIGSMIAAWFSVLLAAGAFSIELAAGAGREGFFRILSWMALVHAAIGVGEALITGLVVRFVLLTRPELIEDEAEAPAGRPTRWAATAVAGLGIALGVAVFASPFAWDAPDGLEFVGAKFGFLPDAEAPPIVQAPMPDYQAPLPTALTPFDQVKTATAAAGLVGTLVVFAFAWSMARVFASRDADAERMLVDAA is encoded by the coding sequence ATGCACATTCCGGACGTGTTGATCGATCCCAGGGCGTCGATCGCGACCATGGCGATCGGGGCGGCGGGCCTGGCCTACGGCCTGCGTCGCGTCGAAGAGCGTCATGGAGAACGGGCGACCTCGCTGATGGGGATGACGGCGGCGTTCGTCTTCGCGGCCCAGATGGTCAACTTCCCCGTCGGACCCGGCGTCTCCGGCCACCTGCTCGGGGGCGTGCTGTCGGCGGTGATCCTGGGGCCGTGGGCGGGGGCCGTCGTGATCGCGGCGGTCCTGATCGTCCAGTGCCTGCTCTTCCAGGACGGCGGCGTCACGGCCCTGGGCGCGAACTTCCTCAACATGGGCCTGATCGGCTCGGTGGGCGGATACGCCGTCTACGCCCCGATCCGGCGAGCCCTGGGAGGGAGGCGGGGGATCTTGATCGGCTCCATGATCGCGGCCTGGTTCTCCGTCCTGCTCGCCGCCGGCGCGTTCTCGATCGAGCTGGCCGCCGGGGCGGGCCGCGAGGGCTTCTTCCGGATCCTGAGCTGGATGGCGCTGGTCCACGCGGCGATCGGCGTGGGCGAGGCCCTGATCACCGGCCTGGTGGTGCGGTTCGTCCTGCTGACGCGCCCCGAATTGATCGAGGACGAGGCGGAGGCGCCGGCCGGCCGGCCGACGCGGTGGGCGGCGACGGCCGTCGCGGGGCTGGGGATCGCCCTGGGAGTCGCGGTCTTCGCCTCGCCGTTCGCCTGGGACGCGCCCGACGGCCTGGAATTCGTGGGCGCGAAGTTCGGGTTCTTGCCCGACGCCGAGGCGCCCCCGATCGTCCAGGCTCCCATGCCCGATTACCAGGCCCCGCTGCCGACGGCCCTCACGCCGTTTGACCAGGTGAAGACGGCCACGGCAGCCGCCGGGCTCGTCGGGACGCTGGTCGTCTTCGCCTTCGCCTGGTCGATGGCCCGGGTCTTCGCGAGCCGGGACGCCGACGCGGAGAGGATGCTCGTCGATGCCGCCTGA
- a CDS encoding alpha/beta hydrolase — MAQDRTDAQGSSTTPRTAALVDSRFVPRQYEPNYAYPLLVLLHGKGADEDQLIRAMPALSRRNYVGLGLRGPATVFKHDRPVGYSWGPEFEIPERSSFRNVPILSEGDRFRRAMREPELDSMMRLEEGVFAGVREIRSLMHVHSERIFLVGCGEGAAAAYRLGLSFPERFAGVVAINGWLPSGFRPLSRFHACRDFPVLAVHGAWNARVPLHRARRDVATLRAGGLRVAFQSYPCNHRLNSDMLSDVDTWIMTHCTGQPVV; from the coding sequence ATGGCCCAGGACCGGACAGACGCCCAGGGTTCTTCGACGACTCCGCGGACGGCGGCGCTCGTCGACTCCCGCTTCGTGCCGCGGCAGTATGAACCCAACTATGCATACCCGCTCCTGGTCCTGCTCCACGGCAAGGGGGCCGACGAGGATCAACTCATCCGGGCGATGCCGGCCCTGAGCCGACGCAACTACGTCGGCCTCGGCCTGCGAGGGCCGGCGACGGTCTTCAAGCATGATCGCCCGGTTGGATATTCGTGGGGCCCGGAATTCGAAATCCCCGAGCGGAGCAGCTTCCGCAACGTCCCGATCCTCAGCGAGGGCGATCGGTTCCGCCGCGCCATGCGTGAGCCCGAGCTCGACTCGATGATGCGGCTGGAAGAAGGGGTCTTCGCCGGCGTCCGCGAGATCCGCAGCCTGATGCACGTACACTCCGAGCGGATCTTCCTGGTCGGCTGCGGCGAGGGTGCGGCCGCGGCCTATCGCCTCGGCCTGAGCTTCCCGGAGCGGTTCGCCGGCGTCGTCGCGATCAACGGCTGGTTGCCCTCCGGGTTCCGGCCGCTCTCCCGGTTCCACGCCTGCCGCGACTTCCCCGTCCTGGCCGTCCACGGCGCCTGGAACGCCCGCGTCCCCCTCCACCGCGCCCGTCGCGACGTCGCCACCTTGCGGGCCGGGGGCTTGCGGGTCGCCTTCCAGTCCTACCCCTGCAATCACCGCCTCAACTCGGACATGCTCTCCGACGTCGACACCTGGATCATGACTCATTGCACGGGCCAGCCCGTGGTCTGA
- a CDS encoding CARDB domain-containing protein yields MSDKRRSEGRRRAWGRGPIILRFDSLEKREVLSATGQALPDLVGSSLVMVQDADWGDTVTATGQITNQGDGNAAGPFNVAIYAGSRSTIGRYSVYLGEVTIPNGLAAGQSIPFTTDVKLPANPVPGLGTSGLLQVGLKVDSQKQVAESNERNDSGIGPGYDQAIIQIAPSQPAQLIAASVGVYPGTATWGNNLAVTSQITNKSYGAAPATRAQIVLTPAGIAQGTGSDVTIGSINVPTIQPWQTVNVEKSIALPAIPPVLLAGYSQFTITILPDADFLTNPVGPHYAIGGTGIDQAAVGISLPADVATTPIQTNLPDLAVGTVAPSTGDLVWGGNFDVSTTVQNMGTVDPGPFRVRFMLVGPSGNTTRTIFLSDVIVPGLAPGYVQAISQTVSLPSRLPSGILLDGIGTAKIVAIADPENGLNETFKNNNTATSAPVSLRLLGSDGTTFVPNTPAPEVLLTVNRPSMAKYQKAQKLAQAAAATQNGQAAPSKKLFRRPPPKTSSNQSLNVFPKSVTNFFDNLF; encoded by the coding sequence ATGTCCGACAAGCGACGCTCCGAGGGACGTCGCCGCGCCTGGGGGCGCGGGCCGATCATCTTGCGATTCGACTCCCTCGAGAAGCGCGAAGTCCTCTCCGCGACGGGGCAAGCCTTGCCCGACCTCGTGGGCTCCTCGCTGGTCATGGTCCAGGACGCCGACTGGGGCGATACGGTCACCGCCACCGGCCAGATCACCAACCAGGGGGACGGCAACGCCGCCGGCCCCTTCAACGTGGCGATCTACGCCGGCAGCCGGTCGACCATCGGCCGCTATTCGGTCTACCTGGGCGAGGTGACGATCCCCAACGGCCTCGCCGCCGGCCAGTCCATCCCGTTCACCACCGACGTCAAGCTGCCGGCCAACCCGGTCCCCGGCCTGGGCACGTCCGGCCTCCTCCAGGTGGGGCTGAAGGTCGACTCGCAGAAGCAGGTCGCCGAGTCCAACGAGCGCAACGACAGCGGGATCGGGCCGGGGTACGACCAGGCGATCATCCAGATCGCCCCCTCGCAGCCCGCCCAGTTGATCGCGGCGTCGGTGGGCGTCTACCCGGGTACGGCCACCTGGGGCAATAATCTCGCGGTGACGAGCCAGATCACCAACAAGTCCTACGGCGCGGCCCCCGCGACCCGGGCCCAGATCGTGCTGACGCCGGCGGGGATCGCCCAGGGGACCGGCTCGGACGTCACGATCGGCAGCATCAACGTTCCGACGATCCAGCCCTGGCAGACGGTGAACGTCGAGAAGTCGATCGCGCTGCCGGCGATCCCGCCCGTGCTGCTGGCGGGCTACAGCCAGTTCACCATCACGATCCTGCCCGACGCCGATTTCCTCACCAACCCGGTGGGTCCGCACTACGCGATCGGCGGGACGGGGATCGACCAGGCGGCCGTCGGCATCTCCCTGCCCGCGGACGTCGCCACCACGCCGATCCAGACGAACCTGCCCGACCTCGCGGTGGGGACCGTCGCGCCGTCGACGGGCGACCTGGTCTGGGGCGGGAACTTCGACGTCAGCACGACCGTGCAGAACATGGGGACCGTCGACCCGGGCCCGTTCCGCGTCCGCTTCATGCTGGTCGGCCCCAGCGGCAACACCACCCGCACCATCTTCCTGAGCGACGTCATCGTGCCGGGCCTCGCGCCGGGGTACGTCCAGGCGATCTCCCAGACCGTCTCCCTCCCCAGCCGGCTGCCTTCGGGGATCCTCCTCGACGGGATCGGGACGGCCAAGATCGTCGCCATCGCCGACCCGGAGAACGGGCTCAACGAGACCTTCAAGAACAACAACACGGCGACCTCGGCCCCGGTCTCGCTCCGCCTCCTGGGCAGCGACGGTACGACCTTCGTGCCGAACACGCCGGCCCCGGAAGTCCTCCTGACGGTCAACCGGCCGAGCATGGCGAAGTATCAGAAGGCGCAGAAGTTGGCCCAGGCGGCGGCCGCCACCCAGAACGGCCAGGCCGCCCCCAGCAAGAAGCTGTTCCGGCGTCCACCCCCCAAGACCAGCAGCAATCAGTCCCTCAACGTCTTCCCGAAGTCCGTGACCAACTTCTTCGACAACCTCTTTTGA